From the Brachyhypopomus gauderio isolate BG-103 chromosome 5, BGAUD_0.2, whole genome shotgun sequence genome, one window contains:
- the stk38l gene encoding serine/threonine-protein kinase 38-like isoform X2, whose amino-acid sequence MAMTGGMAAPLPMSNHTRERVTVAKLTLENFYSTLLTQHEEREMRQMKLEKVMDEEGLPDEEKIMRRSQHARKETEFLRLKRTRLGLDDFESLKVIGRGAFGEVRLVQKKDTGHIYAMKILRKADMLEKEQVAHIRAERDILVEADGAWVVKMFYSFQDKRNLYLIMEFLPGGDMMTLLMKKDTLSEEATQFYIAETVLAIDSIHQLGFIHRDIKPDNLLLDSRVGFLKCLLGNIFVTVILTHLCYVESQGHVKLSDFGLCTGLKKAHRTEFYRNLTHNPPSDFSFQNMNSKRKAETWKKNRRQLAYSTVGTPDYIAPEVFMQTGYNKLCDWWSLGVIMYEMLIGYPPFCSETPQETYRKVMNWRETLIFPPEVPISEKAKDLILRYCTDAENRIGAVSVEEIKSHPFFESVDWEHIRERPAAISIEIKSIDDTSNFDDFPESDILQPVTNVTEPDFKSKDWVFLNYTYKRFEGLTQRGTIPTYTKAGKA is encoded by the exons ATGGCCATGACGGGTGGCATGGCAGCCCCGCTTCCTATGAGTAAccacacgagagagagagtgaccgTGGCCAAACTGACGCTAGAGAACTTTTACAgcacactcctcacacaacatgaagagagagagatgag GCAAATGAAACTGGAGAAGGTGATGGATGAAGAAGGCTTGCCTGATGAAGAG AAGATCATGAGGCGATCCCAGCATGCTCGTAAGGAGACAGAGTTTCTGAGGCTGAAGCGAACTCGACTGGGGCTTGATGACTTCGAGTCTCTCAAAGTCATTGGAAGGGGTGCCTTTggagag GTACGTTTGGTCCAGAAAAAGGACACTGGTCACATCTATGCCATGAAGATCCTGAGGAAAGCCGATATGCTAGAGAAGGAACAG GTAGCACACATCAGGGCTGAGAGGGATATCCTCGTGGAGGCAGATGGGGCATGGGTGGTGAAAATGTTCTACAGTTTCCAGGACAAAAGGAACCTGTATCTCATTATGGAATTTTTGCCTGGAG GAGACATGATGACTTTGCTTATGAAGAAAGACACACTTTCAGAAGAAGCTACTCAGTTTTATATAGCAGAGACAGTCTTGGCCATTGACTCTATTCACCAGCTAGGATTCATACACCGAGACATCAAACCAGACAACCTACTGCTTGACTCGCGGGTAGGTTTCCTAAAATGTTTGTTAGGCAATATTTTTGTGACTGTTATACTAACACATTTGTGTTATGTTGAATCACAGGGTCATGTAAAACTATCAGACTTCGGCCTATGTACAGGCCTCAAGAAAGCTCACCGCACTGAATTTTACAGAAACCTTACACATAATCCTCCAAGTGACTTTT CCTTTCAGAATATGAACTCTAAAAGGAAAGCTGAAACATGGAAAAAGAATAGACGGCAATTG GCATACTCAACTGTTGGTACACCAGACTACATCGCCCCTGAGGTCTTCATGCAGACAGGATACAATAAGCTGTGCGACTGGTGGTCTCTGGGGGTCATCATGTATGAGATGTTAATAG GCTATCCGCCCTTCTGTTCTgagacaccacaggaaacataCAGGAAAGTCATGAACTGGCGAGAAACTCTGATCTTCCCCCCTGAGGTCCCCATTTCAGAGAAAGCTAAGGACCTGATTCTCAG GTATTGCACAGATGCAGAAAACAGGATTGGGGCAGTGAGTGTGGAGGAAATAAAGAGTCACCCTTTCTTTGAGTCAGTTGATTGGGAGCACATCAG AGAAAGACCTGCTGCTATTTCTATTGAGATCAAGAGCATTGACGATACCTCCAATTTTGACGATTTCCCCGAGTCAGACATTTTACAGCCAG TTACAAATGTAACAGAACCTGACTTCAAGTCCAAGGACTGGGTTTTCCTCAACTACACCTACAAACGCTTTGAAGGACTGACACAGCGAGGAACCATCCCCACGTACACAAAGGCTGGCAAAGCCTGA
- the stk38l gene encoding serine/threonine-protein kinase 38-like isoform X1 codes for MLKAATFMNTMAMTGGMAAPLPMSNHTRERVTVAKLTLENFYSTLLTQHEEREMRQMKLEKVMDEEGLPDEEKIMRRSQHARKETEFLRLKRTRLGLDDFESLKVIGRGAFGEVRLVQKKDTGHIYAMKILRKADMLEKEQVAHIRAERDILVEADGAWVVKMFYSFQDKRNLYLIMEFLPGGDMMTLLMKKDTLSEEATQFYIAETVLAIDSIHQLGFIHRDIKPDNLLLDSRVGFLKCLLGNIFVTVILTHLCYVESQGHVKLSDFGLCTGLKKAHRTEFYRNLTHNPPSDFSFQNMNSKRKAETWKKNRRQLAYSTVGTPDYIAPEVFMQTGYNKLCDWWSLGVIMYEMLIGYPPFCSETPQETYRKVMNWRETLIFPPEVPISEKAKDLILRYCTDAENRIGAVSVEEIKSHPFFESVDWEHIRERPAAISIEIKSIDDTSNFDDFPESDILQPVTNVTEPDFKSKDWVFLNYTYKRFEGLTQRGTIPTYTKAGKA; via the exons ATGTTGAAGGCCGCTACATTTATG AATACTATGGCCATGACGGGTGGCATGGCAGCCCCGCTTCCTATGAGTAAccacacgagagagagagtgaccgTGGCCAAACTGACGCTAGAGAACTTTTACAgcacactcctcacacaacatgaagagagagagatgag GCAAATGAAACTGGAGAAGGTGATGGATGAAGAAGGCTTGCCTGATGAAGAG AAGATCATGAGGCGATCCCAGCATGCTCGTAAGGAGACAGAGTTTCTGAGGCTGAAGCGAACTCGACTGGGGCTTGATGACTTCGAGTCTCTCAAAGTCATTGGAAGGGGTGCCTTTggagag GTACGTTTGGTCCAGAAAAAGGACACTGGTCACATCTATGCCATGAAGATCCTGAGGAAAGCCGATATGCTAGAGAAGGAACAG GTAGCACACATCAGGGCTGAGAGGGATATCCTCGTGGAGGCAGATGGGGCATGGGTGGTGAAAATGTTCTACAGTTTCCAGGACAAAAGGAACCTGTATCTCATTATGGAATTTTTGCCTGGAG GAGACATGATGACTTTGCTTATGAAGAAAGACACACTTTCAGAAGAAGCTACTCAGTTTTATATAGCAGAGACAGTCTTGGCCATTGACTCTATTCACCAGCTAGGATTCATACACCGAGACATCAAACCAGACAACCTACTGCTTGACTCGCGGGTAGGTTTCCTAAAATGTTTGTTAGGCAATATTTTTGTGACTGTTATACTAACACATTTGTGTTATGTTGAATCACAGGGTCATGTAAAACTATCAGACTTCGGCCTATGTACAGGCCTCAAGAAAGCTCACCGCACTGAATTTTACAGAAACCTTACACATAATCCTCCAAGTGACTTTT CCTTTCAGAATATGAACTCTAAAAGGAAAGCTGAAACATGGAAAAAGAATAGACGGCAATTG GCATACTCAACTGTTGGTACACCAGACTACATCGCCCCTGAGGTCTTCATGCAGACAGGATACAATAAGCTGTGCGACTGGTGGTCTCTGGGGGTCATCATGTATGAGATGTTAATAG GCTATCCGCCCTTCTGTTCTgagacaccacaggaaacataCAGGAAAGTCATGAACTGGCGAGAAACTCTGATCTTCCCCCCTGAGGTCCCCATTTCAGAGAAAGCTAAGGACCTGATTCTCAG GTATTGCACAGATGCAGAAAACAGGATTGGGGCAGTGAGTGTGGAGGAAATAAAGAGTCACCCTTTCTTTGAGTCAGTTGATTGGGAGCACATCAG AGAAAGACCTGCTGCTATTTCTATTGAGATCAAGAGCATTGACGATACCTCCAATTTTGACGATTTCCCCGAGTCAGACATTTTACAGCCAG TTACAAATGTAACAGAACCTGACTTCAAGTCCAAGGACTGGGTTTTCCTCAACTACACCTACAAACGCTTTGAAGGACTGACACAGCGAGGAACCATCCCCACGTACACAAAGGCTGGCAAAGCCTGA
- the stk38l gene encoding serine/threonine-protein kinase 38-like isoform X3, translating to MLKAATFMNTMAMTGGMAAPLPMSNHTRERVTVAKLTLENFYSTLLTQHEEREMRQMKLEKVMDEEGLPDEEKIMRRSQHARKETEFLRLKRTRLGLDDFESLKVIGRGAFGEVRLVQKKDTGHIYAMKILRKADMLEKEQVAHIRAERDILVEADGAWVVKMFYSFQDKRNLYLIMEFLPGGDMMTLLMKKDTLSEEATQFYIAETVLAIDSIHQLGFIHRDIKPDNLLLDSRGHVKLSDFGLCTGLKKAHRTEFYRNLTHNPPSDFSFQNMNSKRKAETWKKNRRQLAYSTVGTPDYIAPEVFMQTGYNKLCDWWSLGVIMYEMLIGYPPFCSETPQETYRKVMNWRETLIFPPEVPISEKAKDLILRYCTDAENRIGAVSVEEIKSHPFFESVDWEHIRERPAAISIEIKSIDDTSNFDDFPESDILQPVTNVTEPDFKSKDWVFLNYTYKRFEGLTQRGTIPTYTKAGKA from the exons ATGTTGAAGGCCGCTACATTTATG AATACTATGGCCATGACGGGTGGCATGGCAGCCCCGCTTCCTATGAGTAAccacacgagagagagagtgaccgTGGCCAAACTGACGCTAGAGAACTTTTACAgcacactcctcacacaacatgaagagagagagatgag GCAAATGAAACTGGAGAAGGTGATGGATGAAGAAGGCTTGCCTGATGAAGAG AAGATCATGAGGCGATCCCAGCATGCTCGTAAGGAGACAGAGTTTCTGAGGCTGAAGCGAACTCGACTGGGGCTTGATGACTTCGAGTCTCTCAAAGTCATTGGAAGGGGTGCCTTTggagag GTACGTTTGGTCCAGAAAAAGGACACTGGTCACATCTATGCCATGAAGATCCTGAGGAAAGCCGATATGCTAGAGAAGGAACAG GTAGCACACATCAGGGCTGAGAGGGATATCCTCGTGGAGGCAGATGGGGCATGGGTGGTGAAAATGTTCTACAGTTTCCAGGACAAAAGGAACCTGTATCTCATTATGGAATTTTTGCCTGGAG GAGACATGATGACTTTGCTTATGAAGAAAGACACACTTTCAGAAGAAGCTACTCAGTTTTATATAGCAGAGACAGTCTTGGCCATTGACTCTATTCACCAGCTAGGATTCATACACCGAGACATCAAACCAGACAACCTACTGCTTGACTCGCGG GGTCATGTAAAACTATCAGACTTCGGCCTATGTACAGGCCTCAAGAAAGCTCACCGCACTGAATTTTACAGAAACCTTACACATAATCCTCCAAGTGACTTTT CCTTTCAGAATATGAACTCTAAAAGGAAAGCTGAAACATGGAAAAAGAATAGACGGCAATTG GCATACTCAACTGTTGGTACACCAGACTACATCGCCCCTGAGGTCTTCATGCAGACAGGATACAATAAGCTGTGCGACTGGTGGTCTCTGGGGGTCATCATGTATGAGATGTTAATAG GCTATCCGCCCTTCTGTTCTgagacaccacaggaaacataCAGGAAAGTCATGAACTGGCGAGAAACTCTGATCTTCCCCCCTGAGGTCCCCATTTCAGAGAAAGCTAAGGACCTGATTCTCAG GTATTGCACAGATGCAGAAAACAGGATTGGGGCAGTGAGTGTGGAGGAAATAAAGAGTCACCCTTTCTTTGAGTCAGTTGATTGGGAGCACATCAG AGAAAGACCTGCTGCTATTTCTATTGAGATCAAGAGCATTGACGATACCTCCAATTTTGACGATTTCCCCGAGTCAGACATTTTACAGCCAG TTACAAATGTAACAGAACCTGACTTCAAGTCCAAGGACTGGGTTTTCCTCAACTACACCTACAAACGCTTTGAAGGACTGACACAGCGAGGAACCATCCCCACGTACACAAAGGCTGGCAAAGCCTGA
- the stk38l gene encoding serine/threonine-protein kinase 38-like isoform X4 — protein sequence MRRSQHARKETEFLRLKRTRLGLDDFESLKVIGRGAFGEVRLVQKKDTGHIYAMKILRKADMLEKEQVAHIRAERDILVEADGAWVVKMFYSFQDKRNLYLIMEFLPGGDMMTLLMKKDTLSEEATQFYIAETVLAIDSIHQLGFIHRDIKPDNLLLDSRVGFLKCLLGNIFVTVILTHLCYVESQGHVKLSDFGLCTGLKKAHRTEFYRNLTHNPPSDFSFQNMNSKRKAETWKKNRRQLAYSTVGTPDYIAPEVFMQTGYNKLCDWWSLGVIMYEMLIGYPPFCSETPQETYRKVMNWRETLIFPPEVPISEKAKDLILRYCTDAENRIGAVSVEEIKSHPFFESVDWEHIRERPAAISIEIKSIDDTSNFDDFPESDILQPVTNVTEPDFKSKDWVFLNYTYKRFEGLTQRGTIPTYTKAGKA from the exons ATGAGGCGATCCCAGCATGCTCGTAAGGAGACAGAGTTTCTGAGGCTGAAGCGAACTCGACTGGGGCTTGATGACTTCGAGTCTCTCAAAGTCATTGGAAGGGGTGCCTTTggagag GTACGTTTGGTCCAGAAAAAGGACACTGGTCACATCTATGCCATGAAGATCCTGAGGAAAGCCGATATGCTAGAGAAGGAACAG GTAGCACACATCAGGGCTGAGAGGGATATCCTCGTGGAGGCAGATGGGGCATGGGTGGTGAAAATGTTCTACAGTTTCCAGGACAAAAGGAACCTGTATCTCATTATGGAATTTTTGCCTGGAG GAGACATGATGACTTTGCTTATGAAGAAAGACACACTTTCAGAAGAAGCTACTCAGTTTTATATAGCAGAGACAGTCTTGGCCATTGACTCTATTCACCAGCTAGGATTCATACACCGAGACATCAAACCAGACAACCTACTGCTTGACTCGCGGGTAGGTTTCCTAAAATGTTTGTTAGGCAATATTTTTGTGACTGTTATACTAACACATTTGTGTTATGTTGAATCACAGGGTCATGTAAAACTATCAGACTTCGGCCTATGTACAGGCCTCAAGAAAGCTCACCGCACTGAATTTTACAGAAACCTTACACATAATCCTCCAAGTGACTTTT CCTTTCAGAATATGAACTCTAAAAGGAAAGCTGAAACATGGAAAAAGAATAGACGGCAATTG GCATACTCAACTGTTGGTACACCAGACTACATCGCCCCTGAGGTCTTCATGCAGACAGGATACAATAAGCTGTGCGACTGGTGGTCTCTGGGGGTCATCATGTATGAGATGTTAATAG GCTATCCGCCCTTCTGTTCTgagacaccacaggaaacataCAGGAAAGTCATGAACTGGCGAGAAACTCTGATCTTCCCCCCTGAGGTCCCCATTTCAGAGAAAGCTAAGGACCTGATTCTCAG GTATTGCACAGATGCAGAAAACAGGATTGGGGCAGTGAGTGTGGAGGAAATAAAGAGTCACCCTTTCTTTGAGTCAGTTGATTGGGAGCACATCAG AGAAAGACCTGCTGCTATTTCTATTGAGATCAAGAGCATTGACGATACCTCCAATTTTGACGATTTCCCCGAGTCAGACATTTTACAGCCAG TTACAAATGTAACAGAACCTGACTTCAAGTCCAAGGACTGGGTTTTCCTCAACTACACCTACAAACGCTTTGAAGGACTGACACAGCGAGGAACCATCCCCACGTACACAAAGGCTGGCAAAGCCTGA